One window from the genome of Parasteatoda tepidariorum isolate YZ-2023 chromosome 8, CAS_Ptep_4.0, whole genome shotgun sequence encodes:
- the LOC107453297 gene encoding cyclic GMP-AMP synthase-like receptor, with protein sequence MWNPDSGIFILNEILGKVKLDEGLVKENNKVLRDFLDTFVPKMKEVDKVFDWLYREPYYTGSFYSDLRISQPDEFDINLIIDMPFKNGEFSITSQLNEPNFVKYQSDVPKSGHGGTVLFENSYLISDLARAWFQSIIDRALESYNRPSTIKRVLVRQSGPARTLTLVKNNNAKIDVDLVPVIGCTLNMSRISLDRRVEAKVGRNLQAFLVPKPPNPLSAEARLMWRCHSPKPEEDIMYNVGCAKSVIKLLKLLRDKEKWSILASYYLKTVVMWMIIENSGTSDFWKENHIVERFFEALEKLAECVGRKKIPYIFNTDCNLIEKIGHQEAYDISNRLNSFIRNINRDRNYLRRIF encoded by the exons ATGTGGAATCCAGACAGTGGTATTTTCATCCTAAATGAAATACTAGGAAAAGTCAAGTTAGATGAGGGGCTCGTAAAAGAGAATAATAAAGTTCTACGTGACTTTTTGGATACTTTCGTTCCCAAAATGAAGGAAGTTGATAAAGTGTTTGATTGGTTGTATAGAGAACCCTACTACACAGGAAGTTTTTATTCAGATCTTCGAATTTCTCAACCTGATGAATTTgatattaacttaataatagATATGCCTTTTAAAAACGGTGAATTTTCG ATAACGTCTCAACTGAATGAGCCGAATTTTGTGAAGTATCAATCAGATGTACCTAAATCCGGACACGGCGGGACCGTTTTGTTTGAAAACAGTTATTTAATATCCGATCTGGCTCGAGCATGGTTTCAAAGCATCATAGACAGAGCTCTTGAATCATACAATAGACCAAGCACAATTAAAAGG GTATTGGTACGACAATCAGGTCCAGCCCGGACTTTAactttagtgaaaaataataatgcaaagatTGATGTCGACCTTGTTCCAGTCATTGGTTGTACTCTAAATATGTCTCGCATTAGCCTGGACAGAAGAGTCGAAGCCAAAGTTGGAAGaaatttacaa GCGTTTCTCGTACCTAAACCACCTAATCCATTATCTGCCGAAGCTAGACTAATGTGGCGATGTCATTCTCCGAAACCCGAAGAAGATATTATGTACAACGTAGGCTGTGCCAAATCAGTTATAAAGCTACTAaag CTGCTAAGAGATAAAGAGAAGTGGTCAATATTAGCctcatattatttgaaaactgtCGTAATGTGGATGATTATTGAAAACAGTGGAACATCCGACTTTTGGAAAGAAAATCATATCgtagaaagattttttgaa gCACTCGAGAAACTAGCCGAGTGTGTGGGACGGAAGAAAATCCCATACATATTCAATACTGACTGCAACTTGATTGAAAAGATCGGTCACCAGGAAGCATATGATATCAgcaatcggttgaatagtttcatTCGAAACATAAATCGGGATAGAAACTACCtaagaagaatattttga